Within the Thiovulum sp. ES genome, the region TTTTGAGAGAAATCCATTTCCAATAATTGAAGTGTTTCCAAGCATAAAAGTGAAAATTCCCTTGTAGCCTTTATATTTCACTGTAAAAAATTCTTTGTCTTTTGTAAGCAGATTCACAATATATTCAGTTATTAAATTGTCAAAAGTGTCATCTTCATCTTTTTTAAAAAATCTCTTTTTAATGTGGTGAATTTGGTCATCGAGAAAAATATCGTTTCGTTTGTGATCTTGAGAATATATCTTTTTTGCCTCTTCAAGAATAAATCTTTTGTATTCATTATCTTCATCTGGGAACATCATCTTATTTAATTCACGAGCAGAACTAATTAGTCTCATCATGACTTTTCCATACTCAAAAGGTTCGCCAGTTTCCTGAAGCCAAATATCAAGAGCATTCACCGAAACAACAAATTTTTCTAACTCTTCTGTTTCATATTCGCCAAAACCAAAATTTTTCTTTAAATATTCATAAGTGATTTGAGTTGCAGATTTTCCATCAAACAAATAGTACCAACTAAACTTTTTAGAGACACTTTCACCTGTGATGTGGTGATCAAGAAGTTGGATGTGAATATTATGTTCATCTTCATCAATTCTATCTTCTATATATTCAGCTTCCTTATCAGAGAGATTTAAGTCCGTAATAAGAATAAAAATTTTTCTATTTTTTG harbors:
- a CDS encoding putative DHD superfamily phosphohydrolase (PFAM: DHHA1 domain~IMG reference gene:2508610681_SP); amino-acid sequence: KNRKIFILITDLNLSDKEAEYIEDRIDEDEHNIHIQLLDHHITGESVSKKFSWYYLFDGKSATQITYEYLKKNFGFGEYETEELEKFVVSVNALDIWLQETGEPFEYGKVMMRLISSARELNKMMFPDEDNEYKRFILEEAKKIYSQDHKRNDIFLDDQIHHIKKRFFKKDEDDTFDNLITEYIVNLLTKDKEFFTVKYKGYKGIFTFMLGNTSIIGNGFLSKNPDYHFFIDSSPKGNISFRANGGVDVAIMAKEIGSGGGHKNASGGKIKAFRESFTYLKAKEIIQGVFYEKEYTTDILKRI